The Haliotis asinina isolate JCU_RB_2024 chromosome 2, JCU_Hal_asi_v2, whole genome shotgun sequence genomic interval GTATCAGAACTGACCAGATAGTGATTCTCAAACTCCAAGCCAATATTGGACTCAGTTATATAACATACTCTCAATGAGTCACGGATGTGTAGTGGAGTGTACGGTTGGATAGTTCTGACTGAATAGTTGTCATTTCAAGACGACCATCCATAACTGGTACCTCTGATTGTAACGATGGTGGACATCAACATAAAACAAATCAGGAACATGACACTGATTCTGTCCAAGTCAAATTCGCACGGATATACGAACCCAAAGCACGAATCTTACTTCAGCCACGTACACGCATGTAGAAGATACCTTTCCGAAATACACGTGGGTGTGTGTGCATACCCCGAGGTTAATCTATCCAGATTGGTGAAATCTGGCATTTCATGTGGAATAAACAGTCGGGATGAATGCTGCGCGAACATTTTCTTCAAGAGAGTAAACAAGCATAAGAATGTCGTTTAGGAGATAGTCAAAAGGCTCGCCAACGTGTGCCGTACTGCACCAAAAAGTGTCtgtaaacgtacaggaaatggtGATGTTTGCATTACCTATATAGAAACCTTCATTGATCTGTGAGCCGAGGGTGATGCACCTTACATGTCAATACCGACAGGGATGGTTCCTTTGCTGCTCTAACTGCGTGGGTATTACGGAGCAATCAAGGAGACCATGACTTATTGATGCTTCAGGAGTTAGCTAACCTTAGGTAAATGTTCCGGTTCTTTGTTGTGTGTTTAGAGTCGCCAGGGGCACCGACATATATGTCTTTTTCAAGAAATTACGCCCGTGTGCTATGGATCAAACTGGACATAAATGTAAGACCACGACATGTGAACCTAGGTGTTGCATCCCTATTCAGGATATCTCAAGGCTCTTACCCAGTGTAATATTCAGTGTCCCCTGATCACCTAACTAACTAGCATCTAATTCtgttaaacatttcacaaaacgTGAATAACTCGGTGTTACTTAGATGGGATAATTCTACCTTTGGGAGAAATGCATGAGGACACTCAGAGCTCAGTCCGAAAACATCATGCAATTCTTACCTGCTTTTAAAGACGGTGGCCTAGATGCGATGAACCAACTGCACACTGACACCCCATTGGTCCCTATGGATGACAAGAGAGATGTATATTCTTGGCCATCAGGCTGGAAAGACCTCCACAAACGCCCCTCTCTTCCTTTAGTTGTGGACGAATCGAAAGATCCTATCAAACTGAAGGAGGATAACCATTTGGGGGCTAACCTTCCTCGGTTGCCTTCCTGTAAAAGTTCCGAAAATCGTTCTTTGGATGGCAATATCCAACAAAGGAGGCAGACATTGAAACGTCAAGGAAAGATCTATGTTGGTATCGGTTCCATATTTCCGCCATTGCCTGAAACTGTTGTTAGTCTTTCCTTGGAAGAAGCTCCCGAAGGAGCTAGTGCAGCAAAGTACACAGACGTTGAACTTCATCGACAGCCATCGTTTCATAATGAACTTTCTAATGGTTCTCAAGTTCGCAGTGATGAGACTTCAAGCAAGATTGACATCCTTATTTTGGATAATGAACTGAAGGGACAGGCGCCAAAACAGGACGTAGGTTATGCTATTTATCACAATGGAATGTACTTCGAGGTACGAGACAAACAAGATTCTAAACCTGCTGTTGATAAGCATGAACTGAGACTTAGCCCCGGTAATGAGAGACAAATGCAGGAAGAATACATCAGTGAACAGTTGAGGAAATCACCTTCATTCACATACGATCATGGTGACCATCTTCATGTCAACACAGAGCAGTACAATCACCCATCGAACAGCCTTGATTACTCAACATCTACGAGGAAAACTGTCACATTTACTCCAGAGCTAAGTGTGGATGTTGAAGACAAGGCAAATGTAGGGAAACTTTCTCCTCTGTCTCACAGGGGCTGCTATCGGTTTAAGGACACATTATCACCAGACAAGAAGGAAAGGACCTGTTCTCAAACAAACAGAAGCGGAGGCAGTCCGGGAAAAGACAGCCTACGAATGACAGCCGAAACATCGCGTCATTTGCATGTGACTCAAGGTGACAATACGTCGGAAAGGAAAGGTAGTCCATGGAAGAAGAGATTTCAAGAAAGACTGGAACTAATAAATAGACGTATTGCAGAGGAAGCAAAGGGTGAACCTAAGACATGTGAATTCCCCCTTAGAGGAGCTAGATCGCCAAGGATTGTGATAGATAAAACCACTCGCGAAACTGTGAAACGGACTGTAGAAAGTGAACATAGACATTCTCAGTCGTCAATAAAAAATGGCGGGTTTCGTGAGAAAAAAGCTTCGTGGACAGCTCGTAGCAATCAGTCTGAAGTCCTCGTTGACCAAACAGGTGCCGAAAGCAATTATCTAAATCTCCGGGGGACGTCAGTCCATGTCAGGAAGGACAGACGGGATGGATCAAACGATTTTAGACGTCAGGGGAATCGACAGGTCATGCTGACATCAAGTGGCGTTGGGATCTCTGAAGGTGGACACAAACTTAGCTCCAAGGTAGCTGCCACTGCAACACGCAGGACGGATTATGTGTTCCAGTTCTCCAAAACGGAAACTCCTGTATCCACTGGGAACAGAGTGCCAAGGAGTGGCGGTATAGAGGAATGGTCGGTGGAGTACCTTGGAATGGACGCACACAAGTATAACAAagacaaaaacatgttgaaacaaTTTGGAGATGTTCGAACCCATGGTTCCACCCGTGATTCTGCCAGCCATAATTATAGTGGAGGCTTTGAAAGAAGATCGGGTTTTGCGAAGGATGACTTGCTTTCAGCAGGACAAAGAAATATTCAGATGCCTGTAGTTGTGCGTGTGAATTCAACAAATGGACATGACAGAAATGAAATGGTAACTCTTCCGGTAACAGGAAGACGCGATGAACAAGACAGTGCTAGACGAAGCCCTACCATTGACAGAAACAGGTTGTTTGTTGGCTCTACTGTCCAAACTCACAAACGAAAACTGTCAAGACGAGGGGAAAAGATCAGAAGGCGTTTTAGCAAAAGCAAGCTGTTGTCGAGTAGAACTAGTTCTGATAAAGTACATAAGAAGGTTTCTTCATCAAGGATCGATGAAGACGTGGAAGTTGAACACATTATGAACAGACGTTTGGAGACGAGTTTCGAAGCCCCTGTGTTGGTAGTGGAAACTGATGTAGACTCAAATGTGAGCTCATTAGGGGTTACGAGTCAACCACGAGAGGTCAGTGATACACCGAGTGACACGTCATACCTAAGCGTCAAACACACTAACTCTGCAAGGTCGTCGTCGGTAAActggggagataactctggtGAGGAGGCTGAGGGAGACGGAGAGGAAGATGATCTTGGAAATCTTATTCGGGTATCACAAGTGTAAGTATAGCTGTGTTTAAGTGTTAAATACTAAAAGGCATATCTACATGGTGGCAGAAGACCAGTGCATGATATTGgtcaatatgagtgagtgagtgagtttagttttacgtcgcacttagcaatattccagctatatggcgacggtctgtaaataatcgagtctggaccagacaatccagtgatcaacaacatgagcatcgatctgcgcaattgggaaccgatgacatgtgtcaaccaagtcagctagtctgaccacccgatcccgttagtcgcctcttacgacaagcatagtcaccttttatggcaagcatgggttgctgaaggcctattctaccccgggaccttcacgggtctggtcaATATGTATAAGTGTTGGCGTGAGATATACATTTTAATGGATCAATATGGATGTTAATGATGAACATTctgtaaacacacaaatatatgcaCCCATGTTACATATTGCTTTAAAACagtgtgttttacgccgcactcaacaatattcctgctatgtggcagcgatctgtaaataatcgagtctatgCCAGACAAAACAGtaatcgacagcatgagcatcgacctacacaacttcgatacggtgacatgtgtccaccaagtcagcgagcctgtccacccgatcccgttagtcgcctcttgcgacaaacatgggtttgagaagatcatttctaagccggatcttcatgggtgagcTTCAAGACAAGAACAAGACATGATTATTCAGTGGAGGTGTATTTGATGCTCGCACCATTATTGTGGTCCAGACCTTTACTTGGCAGTCTGTTGCTGCAAGTGTTTTCATCCTAGGTAGTTTCAATAACgattgcatttttttaaattaagtCATAACCAGTTTTCAAGTGTCACCAGTTCACTTACTGTCCAACCAACATTAGAATGAATGAGCGAAAGACGCGTTTGCGAAAGGAGAAGGGGGCGTGCCGTGGATTGATCCACTACCTACTCGAAAGGGGAACAGGCTTGAATACTTAGCGCACGTGCTTTTTGTGTTCCTTGCAGTAATCACAATTCTACGCTATGATTCGGAAGCGTAATGTTTCTGCTCGATTATTTGTATACTACTTTCTTGTAGAGTGGAGTGTGAAAAGACTAGTAAACGCTGCAGGTATTTGAAACTTATCATGTCGCACTCTACACTGGGTAAAAGGGGtgaattcactcattcacaaagACGCGATATTGCCTACAATATCATTCAGTACTCGTATATTATTTCCGACAGAACACAGTGCACAAAAAAACCAGCGATGCAACAAGTCTATCTGCCAGTGCCTTGCACAAAATAAATGACGCAAGTAAATGCGTTGCAGCGATGGATACCAGTAAGTTCGCAAGCCCCGGGAAAGTGCTATTCATACCGAAGGAAAAACTGAATATGGTGATTTTGATAAGTGCTCAATTCGCCAGTGCATTCAACACTGCTACACAGGAACCAAGCCAACACTAacaagcattatgaaaatggctGCTGATGATTTGGGATAAACATGAAGTAAAGAAACAATGCGTACATGTTAAAGAAAAATTGGTTTCCAATGGCGGAGAACACGTTGAGACAGACAGGTCCTAATGGAGAGAAAAAGTATTGTTGCATGCGGTTTGAGATATCCCAGAATGATTCGCCAGTACCTTGAAGAAAACCGTCCAATCGTGTACAACAACGAAACATGGGTACACGCCCACCACATGGTATCAAAACGTTGGCAAAGTGATGAGGCGGGAGCAGTTGGAGGTATTCGGATAACATCGTGGACAGATCCAAGATTAATTTTAGTCCATGCTGGTACATGTGAGGGGTTCATTCCTAATACTTCTTTGATATTCAAAGGAAAACAAAAGAGAGGCGAttacaatgacaaaatgaattTCAACAATTTCTCTAAGTGGTTGCAAGAAACACTTATTCCTAATCTGCTCCAAAACCCAGTAATCATAATGGACAATACCCCTTACCATGACGAACAAATAGACATAGCTCCAGCAACTGCCAGTCagaaagattaaatcaaatcaTGGCTACAAAGACATGATACACCTTTTACACAACCAATGTTGAAGGCTGAATTGCTTGCACCTGTGAAATCACGTCCGCGTGGCCCCGTAGATCATATcgatgaaattctgaaaaccCATAGACACACTGTTCTCCGATTACCTCCCTATCACGCCGATTTCAATGCCATAGAAATAAGTTGggcgattttgaaaaatgaaactgAGTCccaaaatttagattttaaaatgGCCTCTACACAGAAGGCTTGTGAAGAACGATTGTTATGTTTAGGCCAGGGGATTGGTCAGACTGTTGCAGACATGTAATGGAAGCTGAAGATCGTTACTGGCATCGAGAAATTGCCCTAGAAGGTGGAATAAGAAAAGTTGTCACCGAACTTGGCGTCGATACTGATGGCAATGATGTcagtgatattgatgacttgtAGCAGATTCAAGAGAC includes:
- the LOC137271654 gene encoding uncharacterized protein, which produces MRTLRAQSENIMQFLPAFKDGGLDAMNQLHTDTPLVPMDDKRDVYSWPSGWKDLHKRPSLPLVVDESKDPIKLKEDNHLGANLPRLPSCKSSENRSLDGNIQQRRQTLKRQGKIYVGIGSIFPPLPETVVSLSLEEAPEGASAAKYTDVELHRQPSFHNELSNGSQVRSDETSSKIDILILDNELKGQAPKQDVGYAIYHNGMYFEVRDKQDSKPAVDKHELRLSPGNERQMQEEYISEQLRKSPSFTYDHGDHLHVNTEQYNHPSNSLDYSTSTRKTVTFTPELSVDVEDKANVGKLSPLSHRGCYRFKDTLSPDKKERTCSQTNRSGGSPGKDSLRMTAETSRHLHVTQGDNTSERKGSPWKKRFQERLELINRRIAEEAKGEPKTCEFPLRGARSPRIVIDKTTRETVKRTVESEHRHSQSSIKNGGFREKKASWTARSNQSEVLVDQTGAESNYLNLRGTSVHVRKDRRDGSNDFRRQGNRQVMLTSSGVGISEGGHKLSSKVAATATRRTDYVFQFSKTETPVSTGNRVPRSGGIEEWSVEYLGMDAHKYNKDKNMLKQFGDVRTHGSTRDSASHNYSGGFERRSGFAKDDLLSAGQRNIQMPVVVRVNSTNGHDRNEMVTLPVTGRRDEQDSARRSPTIDRNRLFVGSTVQTHKRKLSRRGEKIRRRFSKSKLLSSRTSSDKVHKKVSSSRIDEDVEVEHIMNRRLETSFEAPVLVVETDVDSNVSSLGVTSQPREVSDTPSDTSYLSVKHTNSARSSSVNWGDNSGEEAEGDGEEDDLGNLIRVSQVNFSEKDKLRKQSRPDPVKEPRKFQRSPRPRHAKPNSQAPLPPIGSKFSETVTKYGESVSRLGEIDDRGDEESKSRQEMRTGRVRPWMKPAAQTFNLPRLQAEAAMGMTSSLAVQAREDISRVVSEIEKMRWNQEQHEERVQTYGHDNFMNPRIVLVSSRMPRCHSMKKAIKKDKNVIFIVYDFETWSFEDILNAVKSRLDNYHKGCKMHSCLLLCGGGTGFCYLLKNYVMTPQKLQRADYAPVIEFWSKLGNMISKLRPEEAAINVMGCFLDGDKQGREVLAVIRKAVHPNIVRVDSPSEHMAEGRRALNQYFVYRRFLLWRSSNDEVVVKLGQGDLDRQRTWSELAEDADSDS